From one Agathobaculum sp. NTUH-O15-33 genomic stretch:
- a CDS encoding arsenate reductase family protein produces MNIQVFGKNKCFDTKKAQRWFKERGIKFQMIDLAQKGMSAGELDSVIKAVGGLDALIDEKSKGYASLAYLAYEADKREKLLENGTLLKTPIVRNGRQATVGFRPEIWEAWE; encoded by the coding sequence ATGAACATACAGGTTTTCGGCAAGAATAAATGTTTTGACACAAAAAAAGCGCAGCGTTGGTTCAAGGAGCGCGGTATTAAATTTCAAATGATCGATCTGGCGCAAAAAGGTATGTCCGCGGGCGAGCTGGACAGCGTTATAAAAGCGGTCGGCGGGCTGGACGCGCTGATCGACGAAAAGAGCAAGGGCTATGCTTCGCTCGCCTATCTGGCGTATGAAGCGGATAAACGGGAAAAGCTTTTGGAGAACGGTACGCTGCTCAAAACGCCCATTGTCCGAAACGGGCGGCAGGCGACGGTCGGGTTCCGGCCGGAGATTTGGGAAGCGTGGGAATGA